The proteins below come from a single Mycobacterium parmense genomic window:
- a CDS encoding SDR family NAD(P)-dependent oxidoreductase, with product MEINGKKVVVIGGASGMGRATAELLAERGADVAVLDREGSDGKTVAEGLGGAFYPVDITDFTGTEETLQAAVDKLGGLHVVVTTAGGGIAKRTLTKDGPHDLESFQSVIDLNLIASFNISRLAAAHMAKNEPEDEERGVIINTASIAAFEGQIGQIAYTAAKAGIAGMCLTMARDLGSLGIRVLAIAPSLFLTGITAMVPDEMAAALTRDAAFPKRMGRPIEYAKLAAAIIDNPMLNGQCLRLDAGQRFAPK from the coding sequence ATGGAGATCAACGGGAAGAAGGTCGTCGTCATCGGCGGCGCGTCGGGCATGGGCCGCGCGACCGCCGAGTTGCTGGCCGAGCGCGGCGCCGACGTCGCGGTGCTCGACCGCGAGGGGTCCGACGGCAAGACCGTCGCCGAGGGCCTGGGTGGGGCGTTCTACCCGGTCGACATCACCGACTTCACCGGCACCGAGGAGACGCTGCAGGCCGCCGTCGACAAGCTCGGTGGCCTGCACGTGGTGGTGACGACGGCCGGCGGCGGGATCGCCAAGCGGACCCTGACCAAGGACGGCCCCCACGACCTCGAATCCTTCCAATCCGTCATCGACCTCAACCTGATCGCCAGCTTCAACATCAGCCGGCTGGCGGCCGCGCACATGGCCAAGAACGAGCCCGAGGACGAGGAGCGTGGCGTCATCATCAACACCGCGTCGATCGCGGCGTTCGAGGGCCAGATCGGCCAGATCGCCTATACCGCAGCCAAAGCCGGGATCGCCGGCATGTGCCTGACGATGGCCCGCGACCTCGGTTCGCTGGGCATCCGGGTACTCGCGATCGCGCCGAGCCTGTTTCTGACCGGCATCACGGCCATGGTTCCCGACGAGATGGCAGCGGCCCTGACCAGGGACGCCGCCTTCCCCAAGCGGATGGGCCGGCCGATCGAGTACGCCAAGCTGGCCGCGGCCATCATCGACAACCCGATGCTCAACGGCCAGTGCCTGCGACTGGACGCCGGGCAGCGCTTCGCGCCCAAGTAG
- a CDS encoding Zn-ribbon domain-containing OB-fold protein: MPDSSSQLLIEYCDACVHWVHPAAGECRDCGSAIEARPVSGRGTVFTYTVNHHPYNPEIPVPYVIAIVELAEQQGLRVAANIVDCDPDSVTCGMAVELRPAGGGAPAFAPV; this comes from the coding sequence GTGCCCGACAGTTCCTCGCAGCTGCTCATCGAATACTGCGACGCCTGTGTGCACTGGGTGCACCCCGCCGCCGGCGAATGCCGCGACTGCGGCAGCGCGATCGAGGCGCGTCCGGTATCCGGGCGGGGCACGGTGTTCACCTACACCGTCAACCACCACCCCTACAACCCGGAGATCCCGGTTCCCTACGTCATCGCGATCGTCGAGCTCGCCGAGCAGCAGGGCCTGAGGGTGGCCGCTAACATCGTTGACTGCGACCCGGATTCGGTGACGTGCGGGATGGCCGTCGAGCTCCGGCCGGCCGGCGGCGGCGCGCCGGCGTTCGCGCCCGTCTAA
- a CDS encoding thiolase family protein, with protein sequence MTHFEKDAILSGVGISRIGRRTGIAGLELTMEAVRGAIADAGLAASDIDGIATLGDTPAGEVNAELRIDAADCGAGFGTGGLLSPVMSACRAVSERRARHVVVYRTIQMLGGTVPVKQDENAPVPPLARMFSTPEGEPKPAVGAMDDVNDLVAAHAYSAANWLALNCRAHMQMYGTTKEQLGWLALNGRRNAALNPLAVYRDPITMADYLGARPVSTPFGLLDCDVPIDGSVAVVVSHAEYAVDCPHRAVAVEAIGGSDGAGGWFHRADYPKMAMSDAAAQMWSRTQLKPADLGVAELYDGFTFLTLAWLEALGICGDGEAGPYVEGGARIARDGELPLNTYGGQLSAGRMHGYWALHEGCLQLRGDAGERQVARRPQVGVVSVGGGPVAGCMLLTC encoded by the coding sequence ATGACGCATTTCGAGAAGGACGCGATCCTGTCCGGCGTCGGTATCTCGCGCATCGGCCGCCGCACCGGCATTGCGGGGCTCGAGCTCACCATGGAGGCGGTTCGGGGGGCGATCGCCGACGCCGGGCTGGCGGCGTCCGACATAGACGGCATCGCGACGCTCGGCGACACCCCGGCGGGGGAGGTCAACGCCGAGCTGCGCATCGACGCGGCCGACTGCGGAGCAGGCTTCGGGACCGGCGGCCTGCTCAGCCCGGTGATGTCGGCGTGCCGCGCGGTCTCCGAGCGGCGCGCCCGCCATGTGGTGGTGTACCGGACGATTCAGATGCTGGGCGGCACCGTCCCCGTGAAGCAGGACGAGAACGCGCCCGTCCCGCCGCTGGCGCGCATGTTCTCCACACCCGAGGGCGAGCCGAAGCCCGCCGTCGGCGCGATGGACGACGTCAACGACCTCGTCGCGGCGCACGCCTACTCCGCGGCGAACTGGCTGGCACTCAACTGCCGCGCCCACATGCAGATGTACGGGACAACCAAGGAACAGCTGGGCTGGCTGGCGCTCAACGGCAGGCGTAACGCGGCGCTGAATCCGCTTGCGGTCTATCGCGATCCGATCACCATGGCCGACTACCTGGGCGCGCGGCCGGTGTCCACGCCATTCGGGCTGCTGGACTGTGACGTCCCCATCGACGGCTCCGTCGCCGTGGTCGTGTCGCACGCCGAGTACGCCGTCGACTGCCCGCACCGCGCGGTCGCGGTGGAGGCGATCGGCGGGTCGGACGGCGCCGGAGGGTGGTTTCACCGCGCCGACTACCCGAAGATGGCGATGTCCGACGCGGCCGCGCAGATGTGGTCGCGCACGCAGCTCAAGCCCGCCGACCTCGGCGTCGCCGAGTTGTACGACGGGTTCACGTTTCTCACCCTGGCGTGGTTGGAGGCGCTGGGCATCTGCGGCGACGGCGAGGCCGGGCCCTACGTCGAGGGCGGCGCGCGCATCGCCCGCGACGGTGAGCTGCCGCTGAACACGTACGGCGGCCAGCTCTCGGCCGGCCGCATGCACGGCTACTGGGCGCTGCACGAGGGGTGCCTGCAGTTGCGTGGCGACGCGGGGGAGCGGCAGGTGGCCCGCCGCCCGCAGGTCGGCGTCGTCTCGGTGGGCGGTGGGCCCGTCGCCGGGTGCATGCTACTCACCTGCTGA
- a CDS encoding acyl-CoA dehydrogenase, whose amino-acid sequence MAIALTDDHRELAEVARAFLTSQKARWAARSLLDAPEEGRPGFWQNLAELGWLGLHLDEEHGGSGYGLPELVVVIEELGRAVAPGPFVPTVIASAVIAKAGTPEQKSRLLPGLVDGTVTAGIGLDSQVRVTDGAADGDAGIVLGAGLAEVLLIAAGDDVLVLERDRAGVSVEVPENLDPTRRSGRVRLRSVSVTADDVLTGARESALARARTLLAAEAVGGASDCVDAAVDYAKVRQQFGRTIATFQAVKHHCANMLVAAESALAAVWDASRAAEEDSSQDEEQFRLAAAAAAALAFGAYARNAELNIQVHGGIGFTWEHDAHLHLRRALVTSALFGGDAPARDVFDRTAAGAVRENSLDLPPEAEQLRTRIRADAQELAALDKQAQRDKLIATGYVMPHWPKPWGLAADAVEQLVIEEEFRAAGIKRPDYGITGWVILTLIQHGTDWQIERFVEKALRKDEIWCQLFSEPEAGSDAASIKTRATRVDGGWKINGQKVWTSGAHYCARGLATVRTDPEAPKHAGITTVIVDMKAPEVEVRPLRQITGGSDFNEVFFNDLFVPDEDVVGEPNSGWTVARATLGNERVSIGGSGSFYEGLATALVDLTKAHADRLAGAEVRVGSYLADETALRLLNLRRVARSVEGAGPGPEGNVTKLKLADHMVEGAAIMAALTGPEVALVDGPGAAAGRLVMGARGMAIAGGTSEVTRNQIAERILGMPRDPLIN is encoded by the coding sequence ATGGCGATCGCACTGACCGACGACCACCGCGAACTCGCCGAGGTGGCCCGCGCGTTCCTCACCTCGCAGAAGGCGCGCTGGGCGGCGCGATCGCTGCTCGACGCACCCGAGGAAGGCCGGCCGGGGTTCTGGCAGAACCTGGCCGAGTTGGGCTGGCTCGGCCTGCACCTCGACGAGGAGCACGGCGGGTCGGGCTACGGCCTGCCCGAGTTGGTGGTCGTGATCGAAGAGCTCGGTCGCGCGGTGGCGCCCGGGCCTTTCGTGCCCACCGTGATCGCGTCGGCGGTGATCGCCAAAGCCGGTACCCCCGAACAGAAGTCGCGGCTGCTGCCGGGACTCGTCGACGGCACCGTCACGGCCGGAATCGGTCTCGACTCGCAGGTGCGGGTCACCGACGGCGCGGCCGACGGCGACGCCGGGATCGTGCTGGGCGCCGGGCTGGCCGAGGTGCTGTTGATCGCCGCCGGCGACGACGTCCTGGTCCTCGAGCGCGACCGCGCCGGTGTGTCTGTCGAGGTGCCGGAGAACCTGGACCCCACCCGGCGCTCCGGGCGAGTGCGCCTGCGCAGCGTGAGCGTCACCGCCGACGACGTCCTGACCGGGGCGCGCGAGTCGGCCCTGGCCCGGGCCCGCACGCTGCTGGCCGCCGAGGCGGTGGGCGGGGCGTCGGACTGCGTCGACGCCGCGGTCGACTACGCCAAGGTCCGCCAGCAGTTCGGCCGCACCATCGCCACTTTCCAAGCGGTGAAACATCATTGCGCGAACATGCTGGTGGCGGCCGAGTCGGCGCTGGCCGCGGTGTGGGACGCCTCGCGCGCCGCGGAGGAGGACTCTTCGCAGGACGAAGAGCAGTTCCGGCTGGCCGCCGCCGCCGCGGCGGCGCTGGCCTTCGGCGCTTACGCGCGCAACGCCGAGCTCAACATCCAGGTGCACGGCGGCATCGGCTTCACCTGGGAGCACGACGCGCACCTGCACCTGCGGCGGGCGCTGGTGACCTCGGCGCTGTTCGGCGGCGACGCCCCGGCCCGGGATGTGTTCGACCGCACCGCCGCCGGCGCGGTCCGGGAGAACAGCCTGGACCTGCCGCCCGAGGCCGAGCAACTGCGCACCCGGATCCGCGCCGACGCCCAGGAGCTGGCGGCGCTGGACAAGCAGGCGCAGCGCGACAAGCTGATCGCGACCGGCTACGTGATGCCGCACTGGCCCAAGCCATGGGGCCTGGCCGCCGACGCCGTGGAGCAGCTGGTGATCGAGGAGGAGTTCCGGGCCGCCGGCATCAAGCGGCCCGACTACGGGATCACCGGATGGGTGATCCTGACCCTGATCCAGCACGGAACCGATTGGCAGATAGAACGATTCGTCGAGAAGGCGCTGCGTAAGGACGAGATATGGTGCCAGCTGTTCTCCGAGCCCGAGGCGGGGTCGGACGCGGCGTCCATCAAGACCAGGGCCACCCGGGTCGACGGCGGCTGGAAGATCAACGGGCAGAAGGTGTGGACGAGCGGCGCCCACTACTGCGCGCGCGGCCTGGCCACCGTGCGCACCGACCCCGAGGCGCCCAAGCACGCCGGGATCACCACGGTGATCGTCGACATGAAGGCGCCCGAGGTCGAGGTGCGGCCGTTGCGGCAGATCACCGGCGGCTCGGATTTCAACGAGGTGTTCTTCAACGACCTGTTCGTCCCCGATGAAGACGTCGTCGGCGAACCCAACTCGGGCTGGACGGTGGCGCGCGCGACACTGGGCAACGAGCGGGTGAGCATCGGCGGCAGCGGGTCGTTCTACGAGGGGCTGGCCACCGCGCTGGTGGACCTGACCAAAGCGCACGCGGACCGGTTGGCGGGCGCGGAGGTTCGCGTGGGGTCCTACCTCGCCGACGAGACCGCGCTGCGGCTGCTCAACCTGCGCCGGGTGGCGCGCAGCGTCGAGGGCGCGGGGCCGGGCCCCGAAGGCAACGTCACCAAGCTCAAGCTGGCCGATCACATGGTCGAGGGCGCCGCGATCATGGCGGCCCTCACCGGGCCGGAGGTCGCGCTGGTCGACGGGCCCGGCGCGGCCGCGGGCCGGCTGGTCATGGGCGCCCGAGGCATGGCCATCGCCGGCGGAACCTCCGAGGTGACCCGCAACCAGATCGCCGAGCGGATCCTCGGCATGCCGCGCGACCCGCTGATCAATTAG
- a CDS encoding ATP-dependent DNA ligase — protein MLLHDVAATSAEVGGTASRLTKVACIAALLGRAAPDADAVAIVVSWLSGELRQRQIGVGWASLRSRPPAAPHPTLSVTSVDAMFSRIGAVSGKGSQARRAELLAGLFAAATETEQTFLLRLLGGELRQGALAGIMADAVARAAELPAASVRRAAMLGGDLPAVAAAALAGGPAALEAFTLRVGRPIGPMLAQTATGVAEALEKHDGATIFEAKLDGARVQIHRSGDEVTVYTRSLDDVTARLPEVVEATLALPVRELIADGEAIALRPDNRPHRFQVTASRFGRSVDVAKAAAAQPLSVFFFDVLHRDGADLLDAPTTERLAALDALVPPTQRVDRLLTSDQADAEAFLAATLAAGHEGVMAKAPAAPYQAGRRGAGWLKVKPVHTLDLVVLAVEWGSGRRRGKLSNIHLGARDAATGGFVMVGKTFKGMTDAMLDWQTARFTELAVGPTDGYVVDVRPEQVVEVALDGVQKSSRYPGGLALRFARVVRYRDDKGPAEADTIEAVRAMY, from the coding sequence GTGCTTCTCCACGACGTGGCGGCCACCTCCGCCGAGGTCGGCGGCACCGCGTCGCGGCTGACCAAGGTGGCGTGCATCGCCGCGCTGCTCGGCCGCGCCGCACCGGACGCGGACGCCGTCGCCATCGTCGTGTCGTGGCTCTCCGGCGAGCTGCGGCAGCGGCAGATCGGCGTGGGCTGGGCGTCGCTGCGCTCGCGGCCCCCGGCCGCGCCGCACCCGACACTGAGCGTCACCTCGGTCGACGCCATGTTTTCCCGGATCGGCGCGGTATCGGGCAAGGGCTCACAGGCCCGGCGCGCCGAACTGCTGGCCGGGTTGTTCGCCGCCGCGACCGAGACCGAACAGACCTTCCTGCTGCGCCTGCTCGGCGGCGAGCTGCGCCAGGGCGCGCTGGCCGGGATCATGGCCGACGCCGTCGCCCGGGCCGCCGAGCTTCCGGCCGCGTCAGTGCGACGGGCCGCGATGCTGGGCGGCGACCTGCCGGCCGTCGCCGCCGCAGCGCTGGCGGGCGGGCCCGCGGCCCTCGAGGCGTTCACGCTGCGGGTCGGCCGGCCCATCGGGCCGATGCTCGCCCAGACCGCGACCGGGGTTGCCGAGGCCCTCGAAAAGCACGACGGGGCAACGATATTCGAAGCCAAGCTGGACGGCGCACGCGTCCAGATCCACCGGTCCGGTGACGAGGTGACCGTCTACACCCGCAGCCTCGACGACGTCACCGCCCGGCTGCCGGAGGTGGTGGAGGCGACGCTGGCGCTGCCGGTGCGCGAGCTGATCGCCGACGGCGAGGCGATCGCGCTGCGGCCCGACAACCGCCCGCACCGCTTCCAGGTCACTGCGTCGCGGTTCGGGCGTTCGGTCGATGTGGCCAAGGCCGCTGCGGCGCAACCGCTTTCGGTGTTCTTCTTCGATGTCCTGCACCGCGACGGCGCCGACCTGCTGGATGCGCCGACCACCGAGCGGCTGGCCGCGCTGGACGCCCTGGTGCCGCCCACCCAACGCGTCGACCGCCTGCTCACCTCCGACCAGGCCGACGCCGAGGCGTTCCTGGCCGCGACGCTGGCCGCCGGACACGAAGGGGTGATGGCCAAGGCGCCAGCCGCGCCGTACCAGGCGGGACGGCGCGGCGCGGGCTGGCTCAAGGTCAAGCCGGTGCACACCCTGGATCTGGTGGTGCTGGCCGTGGAGTGGGGGTCGGGCCGCCGCCGCGGCAAGCTGTCCAACATCCACCTCGGCGCGCGCGACGCGGCCACCGGCGGCTTCGTCATGGTTGGCAAGACGTTCAAGGGGATGACCGACGCCATGCTCGACTGGCAGACCGCGCGGTTCACCGAGCTCGCGGTCGGCCCCACCGACGGGTACGTGGTCGACGTGCGCCCCGAGCAGGTCGTCGAGGTGGCCCTGGACGGCGTGCAGAAGTCGTCGCGCTACCCGGGCGGGCTGGCGCTGCGGTTCGCTCGCGTCGTGCGCTACCGCGACGACAAGGGTCCCGCCGAGGCCGACACCATCGAAGCGGTGCGGGCCATGTACTGA
- a CDS encoding carbon starvation CstA family protein, whose translation MARDVSYIRTDDNLPPVAIVDRSPITPRHKVVFAAIAVAGAIAWAIVAFARGETVNAVWLVVAAICTYIIGFRFYARLIENKIVRPRDDHATPAELLDDGADYVPTDRRVLFGHHFAAIAGAGPLVGPVLATQMGYLPCTIWIVVGAVFAGAVQDYLVLWISTRRRGRSLGQMARDELGPTGGAAALVGAFVIMVIIIAVLALVVVRGLAQSPWGVFSIAMTIPIALFMGCYLRFLRPGRVAEVSLIGFTLLLLAVASGAWVAETSWAAAWLNLSPVTVSWLIVGYGFVASVLPVWLLLAPRDYLSTFMKVGAIALLAVGIFVARPVLQAPAISRFATGGDGPVFPGSLFPFLFITIACGALSGFHALISSGTTPKLLEKESQMRLIGYGGMLTESFVAVMALISAAILDQHVYFALNAPPAQTGGTAATAADYVNRLGLSGPPATAGRLAQAAAGVGEKSIVSRTGGAPTLAVGMSEVLERVVGGARLKAFWYHFAIMFEALFILTAVDAGTRVARFMLSDTLGNLGGPLTKLRNPSWRPGVWICSLAVAAAWGSILLMGVTDPLGGINTLFPLFGIANQLLAAIALTVVTVVVVKKGLLRWAWIPGIPLLWDLTVTLTASWQKIFSADPAVGYWTQHARYLAALNAGKTSFGSAKNAHQLDDVIRNTAIQGTLSILFAVAVVIVAVAGITVALRAIRGSGRPLTEDGPVPSKRFAPSGLLPTADERELQKRWDALAAPAARGAGGTDR comes from the coding sequence ATGGCCCGGGACGTCAGTTACATCCGAACCGACGACAATCTCCCACCCGTGGCGATCGTCGACCGCTCCCCCATCACCCCCCGGCACAAGGTCGTGTTCGCGGCGATCGCCGTGGCCGGGGCCATCGCCTGGGCGATCGTCGCGTTCGCCCGCGGCGAGACGGTCAACGCGGTGTGGCTGGTGGTGGCGGCGATCTGCACCTACATCATCGGGTTCCGGTTCTACGCGCGGCTGATCGAGAACAAGATCGTGCGCCCGCGCGACGACCACGCCACACCGGCCGAGCTGCTCGACGACGGCGCCGACTACGTGCCCACCGACCGGCGGGTGCTGTTCGGCCATCACTTCGCCGCCATCGCCGGGGCCGGGCCGCTCGTCGGCCCGGTGCTGGCGACCCAGATGGGCTACCTGCCGTGCACCATCTGGATCGTCGTCGGCGCGGTGTTCGCCGGCGCCGTGCAGGACTACCTGGTGCTGTGGATATCCACCCGCCGGCGGGGTCGTTCCCTGGGACAGATGGCCCGCGACGAGCTCGGGCCCACCGGGGGCGCCGCCGCCCTCGTCGGGGCCTTCGTCATCATGGTCATCATCATCGCGGTGCTCGCCCTGGTGGTGGTGCGCGGCCTCGCGCAGAGCCCCTGGGGTGTTTTCTCCATCGCCATGACCATCCCCATCGCCCTGTTCATGGGCTGCTACCTGCGGTTCTTGCGGCCGGGACGGGTGGCCGAGGTGTCGCTGATCGGCTTCACGCTGCTGTTGCTGGCCGTGGCGTCGGGCGCGTGGGTCGCCGAAACCTCTTGGGCCGCAGCGTGGTTGAACCTGTCACCGGTTACGGTCTCCTGGCTGATCGTCGGCTACGGCTTCGTGGCGTCGGTGCTGCCGGTGTGGTTGCTGCTCGCGCCGCGCGACTACCTGTCCACGTTCATGAAGGTCGGCGCCATCGCGCTGCTCGCGGTCGGGATCTTCGTGGCCCGGCCGGTGTTGCAGGCGCCGGCGATCTCGCGGTTCGCCACCGGCGGCGACGGGCCGGTGTTCCCCGGCTCGTTGTTTCCGTTCCTGTTCATCACCATCGCATGCGGCGCCCTGTCGGGTTTCCACGCGCTGATCTCGTCGGGGACGACGCCGAAGCTGCTGGAGAAGGAAAGCCAGATGCGGCTCATCGGCTACGGCGGCATGCTCACCGAGTCGTTCGTGGCCGTCATGGCGCTGATCAGCGCCGCCATCCTCGACCAGCACGTGTACTTCGCCCTCAACGCCCCGCCCGCACAGACCGGCGGCACCGCGGCCACCGCCGCGGACTACGTCAACCGGCTCGGCCTGTCCGGGCCGCCGGCGACCGCCGGACGGCTGGCCCAAGCCGCCGCCGGGGTGGGCGAGAAGTCCATCGTGTCACGCACCGGCGGGGCGCCGACGTTGGCGGTGGGGATGTCAGAAGTGCTGGAACGGGTGGTGGGCGGCGCACGCCTCAAGGCGTTCTGGTACCACTTCGCGATCATGTTCGAGGCGCTCTTCATCCTGACAGCCGTCGATGCGGGCACCCGGGTCGCGCGTTTCATGCTCTCTGACACGCTCGGCAACCTGGGCGGACCGCTGACCAAGCTGCGCAACCCGAGCTGGCGTCCCGGCGTGTGGATCTGCAGCCTCGCCGTGGCCGCGGCGTGGGGCAGCATCCTGCTGATGGGGGTGACCGATCCCCTGGGCGGCATCAACACGCTGTTTCCGCTCTTCGGTATAGCCAATCAACTGCTCGCGGCGATCGCGCTGACCGTCGTCACCGTGGTCGTCGTCAAGAAGGGCCTGCTGCGCTGGGCGTGGATTCCCGGCATTCCCCTGCTGTGGGATCTGACGGTGACGTTGACCGCGTCGTGGCAGAAGATCTTCTCCGCCGATCCTGCGGTCGGCTACTGGACCCAGCACGCCCGTTATCTGGCGGCGCTCAACGCCGGGAAGACGTCGTTCGGTTCGGCGAAGAACGCCCATCAGCTCGACGACGTCATCAGGAACACCGCCATCCAGGGCACGCTGTCGATCCTGTTCGCCGTGGCGGTCGTGATCGTGGCCGTCGCCGGAATTACGGTCGCGCTCAGGGCAATTCGCGGCAGCGGCCGGCCGCTCACCGAGGACGGCCCGGTGCCGTCGAAACGGTTCGCGCCGTCGGGCCTGCTCCCCACCGCCGACGAGCGCGAGCTGCAGAAACGCTGGGACGCGCTGGCGGCGCCCGCCGCGCGTGGCGCGGGCGGCACAGACAGGTAG
- a CDS encoding FadR/GntR family transcriptional regulator translates to MSPQTGQADKLAAKTARDIEADIARRGWVVGESLGSEQALQQRFRVSRSVLREAVRLVEHHRVARMRRGPGGGLLICEPDAGPATRAVVIYLEYLGTTLPDLLTARLVLEPLAASLAADRIDEAGIARLRAVLSAEQRWRPGAPAPRDEFHIALAEQSHNPVLQLFIDILMRLTTRYALQSRAESPSAAIEAVDHMHQHHAEVVAAVTAGDAARARTLTERHVEAVTAWLQRHGSRARATRPTRRPPPDVPRGKLAETLAATIGDDIAAGGWQIGSVFGSETALLDRYQVSRAVFREAVRLLEYHSIAQMRRGPRGGLVVTQPRAQASIETIALYLQYRNPSREDLRCVRDAIEIDDVAKVVKRRAEPEVRAFLAAHRAADRAVSERTGGDVRQGAVEEFRFHVGLAQLAGNALLDLFLRIIVELFRRHWTSTGQALPTWADVVAVDHAHLRILDAIEAGDDSLARYRVRRHLDAAASWWL, encoded by the coding sequence TTGAGCCCACAGACCGGCCAGGCGGACAAACTGGCAGCCAAGACCGCCCGCGACATCGAGGCGGACATCGCTCGTCGCGGCTGGGTGGTCGGCGAATCGCTGGGCTCCGAACAGGCTCTGCAGCAACGCTTTCGGGTGAGCCGTTCGGTGCTGCGGGAGGCCGTCCGGCTGGTCGAACACCACCGCGTGGCCCGGATGCGCCGCGGGCCGGGCGGCGGGCTGCTGATCTGTGAGCCCGACGCGGGCCCGGCCACCCGCGCCGTGGTCATCTACCTCGAATACCTGGGCACGACCCTGCCCGACCTGCTCACCGCGCGCCTCGTGCTCGAGCCCCTCGCGGCCTCCCTCGCCGCGGATCGGATCGACGAGGCCGGCATCGCCCGGCTGCGGGCCGTCCTGAGCGCCGAGCAGCGCTGGCGCCCGGGAGCGCCGGCGCCGCGCGACGAGTTCCACATCGCCCTCGCCGAGCAGTCGCACAACCCGGTCCTGCAGCTGTTCATCGACATCCTGATGCGGCTCACCACGCGCTACGCCCTGCAGTCGCGTGCGGAGTCGCCCAGCGCCGCGATCGAGGCGGTGGACCACATGCACCAGCACCACGCCGAGGTCGTCGCGGCCGTCACCGCCGGCGACGCCGCCCGCGCCAGGACGCTCACCGAGCGCCACGTGGAGGCGGTCACCGCCTGGCTGCAGCGCCACGGGAGCCGTGCGCGCGCGACGCGCCCCACCCGCCGGCCCCCTCCGGACGTGCCCCGCGGCAAGCTCGCCGAGACGCTGGCCGCGACCATCGGCGACGACATCGCCGCGGGCGGCTGGCAGATCGGCTCGGTGTTCGGCAGCGAGACGGCGTTGCTGGACCGCTACCAGGTGAGCCGCGCGGTGTTCCGCGAGGCGGTCCGGCTGCTCGAGTACCACTCGATCGCGCAGATGCGCCGCGGCCCCCGCGGCGGGCTCGTCGTCACCCAGCCACGGGCGCAGGCCAGCATCGAGACCATCGCCCTGTACCTGCAGTACCGCAACCCGAGCCGTGAGGACCTGCGCTGCGTGCGCGACGCCATCGAGATCGACGACGTGGCCAAGGTCGTCAAACGGCGCGCCGAGCCGGAGGTGAGGGCCTTCCTGGCGGCGCACCGAGCAGCCGACCGCGCGGTGTCCGAGCGGACCGGCGGCGACGTTCGCCAGGGGGCGGTCGAAGAGTTCCGGTTTCACGTCGGACTGGCGCAACTGGCCGGCAACGCGCTGCTGGACCTGTTCCTGCGCATCATCGTCGAGTTGTTCCGCCGGCACTGGACCAGCACCGGCCAGGCGCTGCCCACCTGGGCCGACGTGGTGGCCGTCGACCACGCGCACCTGCGGATCCTCGACGCGATCGAAGCCGGCGACGACAGCCTGGCGCGCTACCGCGTCCGTCGTCACCTCGACGCCGCCGCCTCGTGGTGGCTCTAG